One window of Microtus pennsylvanicus isolate mMicPen1 chromosome X, mMicPen1.hap1, whole genome shotgun sequence genomic DNA carries:
- the LOC142840950 gene encoding protein SSXA1-like, with product MKTGSSCVKSSVEDTHEPKKMCKAFQDISTYFSEEEWAKRSTWQKSVYVYMKRNYIRMTALGVTVNQPVFMRCKQQSKEILVECIEVHDHERAGDIQVNVWSNRLRKRKKRVIHEEIRDPK from the exons ATGAAAACAGGGAGTTCTTGTGTGAAGAGTTCTGTGGAAGACACTCATGAACCAAAGAAGATGTGTAAG GCTTTCCAGGATATTTCTACATACTTTTCTGAGGAGGAGTGGGCGAAACGAAGCACATGGCAGAAaagtgtctatgtgtatatgaaGAGAAACTACATCAGAATGACGGCCCTAG GGGTCACAGTCAACCAACCAGTTTTCATGCGTTGCAAGCAACAGTCCAAAGAAATCCTGGTGGAATGTATTGAAGTTCATGACCATGAGA GAGCTGGTGACATTCAGGTAAATGTCTGGAGTAACCGgttgaggaaaaggaagaagcgAGTGATCCATGAAGAGATCAGGGATCCCAAATAG